In Jejubacter calystegiae, the following are encoded in one genomic region:
- the xerC gene encoding tyrosine recombinase XerC, translated as MSLQNGVDSFLRYLKVERQLSPMTLLNYGRQLETVVRMLEQRGIHEWPRCDVAAVRSLAVSSRRDGLQAASLALRLSALRSLLDWLVGQGVLSANPARGVQAPKAPRHLPKNIEVDDVNRLLEIDINDPLAVRDRAMLEVMYGAGLRLSELVNLNLKDLDLASGEVWVVGKGSKERRLPIGRSAVTWIEHWLDLRELFGPEDDALFLARQGKRISTRNVQKRFAEWGVKQGLNAHVHPHKLRHSFATHMLESSGDLRAVQELLGHANLSTTQIYTHLNFQHLAAVYDAAHPRAKRGKH; from the coding sequence GTGAGCTTGCAAAACGGCGTCGATAGCTTCCTGCGCTACCTGAAAGTGGAGCGCCAGCTTAGCCCTATGACGTTACTCAATTATGGCCGCCAGTTGGAGACTGTTGTCCGGATGCTGGAACAGCGCGGTATCCACGAATGGCCGCGCTGCGATGTTGCCGCCGTACGCTCACTGGCGGTCAGCAGTCGTCGTGATGGTTTACAGGCCGCCAGCCTTGCGCTGCGTCTGTCGGCCCTGCGTAGCCTGCTGGACTGGCTGGTGGGTCAGGGGGTATTGTCCGCGAACCCGGCCCGGGGCGTTCAGGCGCCGAAAGCGCCACGCCATTTGCCGAAGAATATCGAAGTGGATGACGTTAACCGTCTGCTGGAGATCGACATCAACGATCCGCTGGCGGTGCGCGACCGGGCGATGCTGGAAGTGATGTACGGCGCCGGACTGCGTCTTTCCGAACTGGTGAATCTGAACCTGAAAGATCTGGACCTGGCCAGCGGCGAGGTCTGGGTGGTGGGGAAAGGAAGCAAGGAGCGGCGCCTGCCCATTGGCCGCAGCGCCGTCACCTGGATCGAGCACTGGCTCGATCTGCGGGAACTGTTCGGGCCGGAAGATGACGCGCTGTTCCTGGCGCGCCAGGGTAAACGTATCTCTACCCGCAATGTGCAGAAGCGCTTTGCCGAATGGGGCGTGAAACAGGGATTGAATGCGCACGTGCACCCTCATAAACTGCGCCACTCTTTCGCGACCCATATGCTGGAGTCGAGCGGGGATCTGCGTGCAGTACAGGAGCTGCTGGGGCATGCCAACCTCTCCACCACCCAAATCTATACCCATCTCAATTTCCAGCATCTGGCCGCGGTTTATGATGCCGCCCATCCACGGGCCAAACGGGGGAAACACTGA
- the dinQ gene encoding damage-inducible type I toxin DinQ, with protein MIDKAIIVLGALIALLELIRYLLLLF; from the coding sequence GTGATTGATAAAGCAATCATCGTTCTGGGGGCGCTTATTGCGCTACTGGAGCTGATTCGTTATTTGTTGCTGTTGTTCTGA
- the rarD gene encoding EamA family transporter RarD: MDAKQTRLGVILALAAYFIWGIAPAYFKFIDYVPADEILTHRVIWSFFFMVALVSLGRQWKKVRAIAQTPVKALCLALTAVLIGGNWLLFIWAVNNHHMLEASLGYFINPLVNVLLGMLFLGERFRRMQWLAVLLAVCGVLVQLWSFGSLPIIGLGLAFSFAFYGLLRKKIAVDASAGMLIETLWLLPVAAVYLFGFADSPTSHMGNNSLSLNLLLIAAGIVTTVPLLCFTGAATRLRLSTLGFFQYIGPTLMFLLAVTFYGETPGADKMVTFAFIWAALALFIMDAIYTQGRLRKSAAI; this comes from the coding sequence ATGGATGCGAAACAGACGCGGCTTGGGGTTATACTGGCCCTTGCCGCTTATTTTATCTGGGGAATAGCCCCGGCCTATTTTAAGTTTATCGATTATGTTCCGGCCGACGAGATTCTGACGCACCGCGTTATCTGGTCATTTTTCTTTATGGTGGCGCTGGTTTCGCTGGGCCGCCAGTGGAAGAAAGTACGTGCTATTGCGCAAACCCCGGTAAAAGCACTGTGCCTGGCGTTAACGGCAGTGCTGATCGGCGGTAACTGGCTGCTGTTTATCTGGGCCGTGAATAATCACCACATGCTGGAAGCGAGCCTCGGTTATTTTATTAATCCGCTGGTGAACGTGCTGCTGGGCATGCTGTTTCTGGGAGAGCGTTTTCGCCGTATGCAGTGGCTGGCAGTGCTGCTGGCGGTCTGCGGCGTGCTGGTGCAACTCTGGAGTTTCGGCTCACTGCCCATCATTGGCCTGGGGCTGGCGTTCAGCTTCGCCTTCTATGGGCTGCTGCGTAAAAAGATAGCCGTGGATGCCAGTGCCGGTATGCTGATCGAAACGCTGTGGCTGCTGCCGGTCGCTGCAGTCTATCTGTTTGGCTTTGCCGACAGCCCCACCAGCCATATGGGCAATAACTCTCTGTCGCTGAACCTGTTACTGATAGCGGCAGGCATTGTGACCACCGTGCCGCTACTGTGCTTTACCGGCGCCGCCACGCGCCTGCGGCTGTCGACGCTCGGTTTCTTCCAGTATATCGGCCCTACCCTGATGTTCCTGCTGGCGGTGACGTTCTACGGCGAAACACCAGGGGCCGATAAGATGGTCACCTTCGCCTTTATCTGGGCCGCGCTGGCGCTGTTTATTATGGACGCCATCTACACCCAGGGAAGGTTGCGTAAGAGTGCAGCAATCTGA
- the cyaY gene encoding iron donor protein CyaY, translating into MNDSEFHRLADGLWRTIEEHLDDWDGDSDIDCEINGSVLTLSFENGSKIIINRQEPLHQVWLATKAGGYHFSRQGDTWICDRSGEPFWKLLEEACTAQAGEAVRFNQD; encoded by the coding sequence ATGAATGACAGCGAATTTCACCGCCTGGCCGACGGTCTCTGGAGAACGATTGAAGAGCATCTGGACGACTGGGACGGCGACAGCGATATCGACTGCGAGATTAACGGCAGCGTGCTGACACTGAGTTTTGAAAACGGCAGCAAAATCATTATTAACCGGCAAGAGCCGCTGCATCAAGTGTGGCTGGCGACCAAAGCGGGCGGCTACCACTTCTCGCGACAGGGCGATACCTGGATTTGCGATCGCAGCGGCGAGCCGTTCTGGAAGTTACTGGAAGAAGCCTGCACTGCCCAGGCAGGCGAAGCAGTGCGTTTTAATCAGGACTGA
- the lptM gene encoding LPS translocon maturation chaperone LptM, whose product MKKIFCPLAVGLALFTLTGCGLKGPLYFPPEEKKATENPQQTAQPQQEEQTIQSTVPDRNDRATGDGPTQVIY is encoded by the coding sequence ATGAAAAAGATTTTCTGTCCGCTGGCCGTAGGGCTGGCACTGTTTACCCTGACGGGCTGTGGCCTGAAGGGGCCGCTCTATTTTCCTCCGGAAGAGAAAAAAGCGACTGAAAACCCCCAACAAACCGCGCAGCCGCAGCAGGAAGAACAGACGATCCAGTCCACCGTTCCCGATCGCAACGATCGCGCAACGGGCGATGGTCCGACCCAGGTTATCTACTGA
- a CDS encoding DUF484 domain-containing protein produces the protein MKNAGEQQESLTELDDSAVSEYLLRHPDFFIRNAHQVEQMRVPHPVRGTVSLVEWHMARARNYIGQLEQNIGLLMEQASVNEGLFSSLLTLQARLASADSLEELLNRLHRWARELGLAGAHIRLFPERWRIGAPSSFTHLALNRQAFEPLRIQRFGDERHYLGPLNGPELLVMLPQSMAVGSVAMSLMGRDGDLGVVIFTSRDPQHYQAGQGTQLLQALAQMLPAVLERWIERL, from the coding sequence ATGAAGAACGCCGGTGAACAGCAGGAGAGCCTGACGGAACTGGACGACAGCGCGGTAAGCGAATACCTGTTGCGCCATCCTGATTTCTTTATTCGCAATGCCCACCAGGTCGAACAGATGCGGGTGCCGCATCCGGTGCGCGGTACCGTGTCGCTGGTGGAGTGGCATATGGCCCGGGCGCGCAACTATATCGGCCAGTTGGAACAGAACATCGGCCTGCTGATGGAGCAGGCCAGCGTCAATGAAGGGCTGTTTTCCAGCTTGCTGACCCTGCAGGCAAGGTTGGCTTCCGCCGACAGCCTGGAGGAGCTTCTGAATCGCCTGCATCGCTGGGCGCGGGAGCTGGGGCTGGCGGGCGCCCATATCCGACTCTTCCCCGAACGCTGGCGCATTGGCGCGCCGTCCAGCTTTACGCATCTGGCACTTAATCGGCAGGCGTTTGAGCCGCTGCGTATTCAGCGCTTTGGCGATGAGCGCCACTATCTGGGGCCGCTAAATGGCCCTGAACTGCTGGTGATGCTGCCTCAGTCGATGGCCGTAGGCTCGGTGGCGATGTCCCTGATGGGGCGCGATGGCGATCTCGGCGTGGTGATCTTTACCAGTCGCGATCCCCAGCATTACCAGGCCGGGCAGGGAACGCAGCTGTTACAGGCGCTGGCGCAAATGCTGCCCGCAGTGCTTGAGCGTTGGATAGAACGGCTGTGA
- the uvrD gene encoding DNA helicase II, with product MDVSYLLDSLNDKQREAVAASRSNMLVLAGAGSGKTRVLVHRIAWLMTVENCSPYSIMAVTFTNKAAAEMRHRIGELVGTSQGGMWVGTFHGLAHRLLRAHHMDAGLPQDFQILDSEDQLRLLKRLIRAMNLDEKQWPPRQAMWYINGKKDEGLRPQHIESYGNPVEQTWQKVYQAYQEACDRAGLVDFAELLLRAHELWLNKPHILNHYRERFTNILVDEFQDTNSIQYAWIRLLAGDTGKVMIVGDDDQSIYGWRGAQVENIQRFLNDFPGAETIRLEQNYRSTNTILSAANALIAHNAGRLGKNLWTDGSDGEPISLYCAFNELDEARFVVNRIKAWQEGGSPLSQCAILYRSNAQSRVLEEALLQGSMPYRIYGGMRFFERQEIKDALSYLRLIANRNDDAAFERVVNTPTRGIGDRTLDVVRQTARDSQLTLWQACRQLLQARSLAGRAASALTRFMELIDALAQETADMPLHVQTDRVIKDSGLWIMYEQEKGEKGQTRIENLEELVTATRQFSYQDEDEDLLPLQAFLSHAALEAGEGQADTWQDAVQLMTLHSAKGLEFPQVFIVGMEEGMFPSQMSLDEGGRLEEERRLAYVGVTRAMQKLTITYAETRRLYGKEAYHRPSRFIGELPPECVEEVRLRATVSRPVAAQRTTTPLTSNDTGYTLGQRVRHPKFGEGTIVNLEGSGEHSRIQVAFQGQGIKWLVAAYARLETV from the coding sequence ATGGACGTTTCTTACCTGCTCGACAGCCTCAACGATAAACAGCGCGAAGCCGTGGCCGCATCGCGCAGCAATATGCTGGTGCTGGCCGGGGCAGGTAGTGGTAAGACCCGCGTTCTGGTGCATCGCATCGCCTGGCTAATGACGGTGGAAAACTGCTCGCCGTACTCCATTATGGCGGTGACCTTCACCAACAAGGCGGCGGCGGAAATGCGCCACCGTATCGGTGAGCTGGTAGGTACCAGTCAGGGGGGCATGTGGGTCGGTACCTTCCACGGCCTGGCGCACCGTCTGCTGCGCGCCCACCATATGGATGCCGGTCTGCCCCAGGATTTTCAGATTCTGGACAGTGAGGATCAACTGCGGCTGCTTAAGCGCCTGATTCGCGCCATGAATCTGGATGAAAAGCAGTGGCCGCCGCGTCAGGCGATGTGGTACATCAACGGCAAAAAGGATGAGGGGCTGCGCCCGCAGCATATCGAAAGCTATGGCAACCCGGTGGAGCAGACCTGGCAGAAGGTCTATCAGGCCTATCAGGAAGCCTGCGATCGCGCCGGGCTGGTGGATTTCGCTGAGCTGCTGCTGCGAGCCCACGAGCTGTGGTTGAACAAACCGCATATCCTTAACCACTACCGCGAACGTTTCACCAATATTCTGGTAGACGAATTCCAGGATACTAACAGCATTCAGTACGCCTGGATCCGCCTGCTGGCGGGCGATACCGGCAAGGTGATGATCGTCGGCGATGACGATCAGTCCATTTACGGCTGGCGTGGTGCCCAGGTGGAAAATATCCAGCGCTTTCTGAATGATTTCCCGGGCGCTGAGACCATTCGTCTGGAGCAGAACTATCGCTCCACCAATACCATACTGAGTGCGGCTAACGCCCTGATCGCCCATAACGCCGGACGTCTGGGGAAAAACCTCTGGACCGATGGCAGCGATGGTGAACCGATCTCTCTCTACTGTGCCTTTAACGAGCTGGATGAAGCCCGCTTTGTGGTCAACCGGATCAAGGCCTGGCAGGAGGGGGGCAGCCCGCTCAGCCAGTGCGCCATCCTGTATCGCAGCAATGCCCAGTCGCGCGTGCTGGAAGAGGCGTTACTGCAGGGCAGTATGCCTTACCGTATCTACGGTGGAATGCGCTTCTTCGAACGCCAGGAGATTAAGGATGCGCTCTCCTATCTACGTTTGATCGCCAACCGTAACGATGATGCGGCCTTCGAGCGAGTGGTTAACACCCCGACCCGCGGCATTGGCGATCGTACCCTGGACGTGGTGCGTCAGACCGCCCGCGACAGTCAGCTGACGCTGTGGCAGGCCTGCCGCCAGCTGTTGCAGGCACGCTCTCTGGCTGGCCGCGCCGCCTCGGCGCTGACGCGTTTTATGGAGCTGATTGACGCCCTGGCCCAGGAAACGGCGGATATGCCGCTGCACGTTCAGACTGACCGGGTTATTAAAGACTCCGGGTTGTGGATCATGTACGAGCAGGAGAAGGGTGAGAAAGGCCAGACCCGAATTGAAAACCTGGAGGAACTGGTCACGGCGACGCGCCAGTTCAGCTATCAGGATGAGGACGAAGATCTGCTGCCGCTGCAGGCCTTCCTTTCCCATGCCGCGCTGGAAGCGGGTGAAGGTCAGGCGGACACCTGGCAGGATGCCGTACAGCTTATGACCCTGCACTCAGCCAAAGGGCTGGAGTTCCCGCAGGTCTTTATTGTCGGGATGGAAGAGGGGATGTTCCCGAGCCAGATGTCGCTGGATGAAGGCGGCCGTCTGGAAGAGGAGCGTCGACTGGCCTATGTGGGGGTGACCCGCGCCATGCAGAAACTGACCATTACTTACGCTGAAACTCGCCGTCTGTACGGTAAAGAGGCTTATCACCGCCCGTCGCGCTTTATCGGCGAACTGCCGCCGGAGTGCGTGGAAGAAGTCCGGCTGCGAGCCACCGTCAGCCGCCCGGTCGCGGCCCAGCGTACCACCACGCCGCTGACCAGCAACGACACTGGCTACACCCTGGGCCAGCGCGTTCGCCACCCGAAATTCGGTGAAGGGACTATCGTTAATCTGGAAGGCAGCGGGGAACACAGCCGCATTCAGGTGGCCTTTCAGGGGCAGGGGATTAAATGGTTGGTTGCAGCCTATGCGCGCCTGGAGACGGTATAA
- the corA gene encoding magnesium/cobalt transporter CorA, translating to MLSAFQLEKNRLSRLELDEDAPLNNSVWVDLIEPEDEERQRVQTELGQSLATRPELEDIEASARFFEDEDGLHIHSFFFYEDAEDHAGNSTVAFTIRNDRLFTLRERELPAFRLYRMRARNQQMMDGNAYELLLDLFETKVEQLADEIENIYSDLEKLSRVIMEKRQGDEFDEALSTLAELEDIGWKVRLCLMDSQRALNFLVRKTRLPGNQLEQAREILRDIESLLPHNESLFQKVNFLMQAAMGFINIDQNRIIKIFSVVSVVFLPPTLVASSYGMNFEFMPELHWSFGYPGAIVLMILAGLAPYLYFKRKNWL from the coding sequence ATGCTGAGCGCATTTCAACTGGAAAAAAACCGTCTGTCCCGTCTGGAACTGGATGAGGATGCCCCCCTGAACAACTCCGTCTGGGTCGATCTGATCGAACCGGAAGACGAAGAGCGTCAGCGTGTACAGACCGAGTTGGGCCAGAGTCTGGCCACCCGCCCGGAACTGGAAGACATTGAAGCATCGGCACGTTTCTTTGAAGACGAAGACGGCCTGCACATCCACTCCTTCTTCTTTTATGAAGATGCCGAAGACCACGCCGGTAACTCGACGGTGGCCTTCACCATTCGCAACGATCGCCTGTTCACTCTGCGCGAGCGCGAACTGCCCGCTTTCCGACTCTACCGCATGCGCGCCCGTAACCAGCAGATGATGGATGGCAACGCTTACGAACTGCTGCTGGATCTGTTCGAAACTAAAGTGGAGCAGTTGGCGGATGAGATAGAAAACATCTACAGCGATCTGGAAAAGCTAAGCCGCGTCATTATGGAAAAGCGGCAGGGCGATGAGTTTGACGAGGCGCTCTCCACCCTGGCGGAGCTGGAGGATATCGGCTGGAAGGTGCGGCTGTGTCTGATGGATTCCCAGCGCGCCCTGAACTTTCTGGTGCGTAAGACGCGGCTGCCGGGGAACCAGCTGGAACAGGCGCGCGAGATCCTACGCGATATCGAATCCCTGCTGCCGCACAATGAGTCGCTGTTCCAGAAGGTGAACTTCCTGATGCAGGCGGCCATGGGCTTTATCAATATCGATCAGAACCGCATCATCAAGATCTTCTCGGTGGTTTCGGTGGTGTTCCTGCCGCCGACCCTGGTGGCATCCAGCTACGGGATGAACTTCGAATTTATGCCGGAGCTGCACTGGAGCTTCGGTTATCCAGGAGCGATTGTGCTGATGATTCTGGCGGGGCTGGCGCCATATCTTTACTTCAAACGTAAAAACTGGCTGTAA
- the pldA gene encoding phospholipase A produces MRKLLGGVVVAGLLPYAAIAEEATITKVHDKPAVRGSIIANLLQEHENPFTLYPYDSNYLLYTYTDRINKKAIDSYDWGHDAKKDEVKFQLSLAFPIWRGIAGDNSVLAASYTQRSWWQLSNSDHSSPFRENNYEPQLFLGFATDYEFAGWTLRDVEYGFNHQSNGHSEPTSRSWNRLYTRLMAENGNWLVEVKPWLTVGDKDDNPDITKYMGYYQLRVGYSLGDLVMSAKGQYNWNTGYGGAELGLSYPITKHVRLYGQVYSGYGESLIDYNYNQTRVGIGVMLNDIL; encoded by the coding sequence ATGCGCAAATTGTTGGGTGGTGTAGTAGTGGCGGGCTTACTGCCTTATGCGGCAATCGCAGAGGAAGCGACGATCACAAAGGTCCACGATAAGCCGGCAGTACGCGGCAGTATTATCGCTAACCTGCTTCAGGAGCATGAAAATCCCTTCACGCTCTATCCTTACGACAGTAACTATTTACTTTATACCTATACCGATCGCATTAATAAAAAAGCGATTGATTCCTACGACTGGGGCCATGATGCGAAAAAGGATGAGGTGAAATTTCAGCTCAGCCTGGCTTTCCCTATCTGGCGTGGTATTGCCGGGGATAATTCCGTGCTGGCCGCTTCTTATACCCAGCGCTCCTGGTGGCAGCTTTCCAACAGCGACCATTCATCACCGTTTCGTGAAAACAACTACGAGCCGCAACTGTTCCTGGGCTTCGCCACCGACTATGAGTTTGCAGGCTGGACGCTGCGTGATGTGGAATACGGCTTTAATCACCAATCCAATGGTCACTCTGAACCCACTTCCCGCAGCTGGAACCGCCTGTATACCCGCCTGATGGCTGAAAATGGCAACTGGCTGGTGGAAGTGAAACCCTGGCTCACCGTGGGTGATAAAGATGATAACCCCGATATCACTAAATATATGGGCTACTATCAGCTGCGCGTGGGTTACTCGCTGGGCGATCTGGTGATGAGCGCCAAAGGACAATACAACTGGAACACCGGTTACGGCGGCGCCGAGCTGGGTCTGAGCTACCCTATTACCAAACACGTCCGCCTCTACGGCCAGGTCTACAGCGGTTATGGCGAATCGCTTATCGACTACAACTATAACCAGACCCGAGTCGGAATTGGGGTGATGCTTAACGACATCCTGTGA
- the dapF gene encoding diaminopimelate epimerase, translated as MQFSKMHGLGNDFMVVDAVTQNVFFSPELIRRLADRYLGVGFDQLLVVEPPYDPDLDFHYRIFNADGSEVAQCGNGARCFARFVRLKGLTNKRDIRVSTAKGRMVLSVTENELVRVNMGEPDFEPAQVPFRANKAEKTYIMRAAEQTVLCGVVSMGNPHAVIPVDDVDSAPVEILGPAMESHERFPERANIGFMQVVSRQHIRLRVYERGAGETQACGSGACGAVAVGIQQGLLNEQVRVDLPGGRLDIAWKGPGNALYMTGPATHVYDGFIHL; from the coding sequence ATGCAGTTTTCCAAAATGCATGGCCTTGGCAACGACTTTATGGTCGTCGACGCGGTAACGCAGAATGTCTTTTTCTCCCCTGAGCTGATCCGCCGTCTGGCGGATCGTTATCTGGGTGTGGGGTTCGATCAACTGCTGGTGGTGGAACCCCCCTACGATCCCGATCTCGACTTTCACTATCGGATCTTTAACGCAGACGGCAGCGAAGTGGCTCAATGCGGCAACGGCGCTCGCTGTTTCGCCCGTTTCGTGCGCCTGAAAGGGTTGACCAATAAGCGGGATATCCGGGTCAGTACCGCCAAAGGACGCATGGTACTAAGCGTTACCGAGAACGAGCTGGTGCGGGTCAATATGGGCGAGCCGGATTTCGAGCCTGCCCAGGTGCCGTTTCGCGCCAATAAAGCGGAGAAAACCTACATAATGCGCGCCGCCGAACAGACGGTGCTGTGTGGAGTGGTCTCCATGGGCAATCCCCATGCGGTCATTCCGGTGGATGATGTGGATAGCGCGCCGGTTGAAATCCTGGGACCGGCGATGGAGAGCCATGAACGCTTTCCCGAACGCGCCAACATCGGCTTTATGCAGGTGGTCAGCCGTCAGCACATTCGCCTGCGGGTGTATGAGCGTGGCGCTGGCGAAACCCAGGCCTGCGGCAGCGGCGCCTGTGGGGCGGTCGCAGTCGGAATTCAACAAGGTTTATTAAACGAACAGGTACGTGTCGATCTGCCCGGCGGGCGGCTCGATATCGCCTGGAAAGGGCCCGGTAATGCACTGTACATGACCGGGCCGGCGACCCATGTTTACGATGGATTCATACACCTATGA
- the ysgD gene encoding YsgD/CorL family protein, translated as MRTFALDTPSRYWLNHLVSRYNS; from the coding sequence ATGAGGACATTCGCCTTGGACACACCCAGTCGATACTGGCTCAATCACCTGGTATCCAGGTACAACTCCTAA
- the yigB gene encoding 5-amino-6-(5-phospho-D-ribitylamino)uracil phosphatase YigB has product MHFYRPLGPIAALTFDLDDTLYDNGPVIQRTEQESLDFIRRYHPELNKLSGPAFLQLRQQLRQEEPDIFHDVTRWRWRAVERLMRQAGLAPEAAARGADAVMENFAQWRSRIDVPQETFDTLARLAEKWPLVAVTNGNADPELFGLGGYFQFVLRAGPDGRAKPFADMYQLAADKLALAPEQILHVGDDLTTDVAGAIRSGVQACWINLNQRSLMRASDARLLPHLEISRLASLTALI; this is encoded by the coding sequence ATGCATTTTTATCGTCCACTGGGACCCATCGCGGCGTTAACCTTCGATCTGGACGACACGCTTTACGATAACGGCCCGGTGATTCAGCGCACCGAGCAGGAGTCACTGGACTTTATCCGCCGTTACCACCCGGAACTGAACAAACTTTCCGGGCCTGCGTTCCTGCAACTGCGGCAGCAACTGCGCCAGGAAGAGCCGGATATTTTTCACGACGTGACTCGCTGGCGCTGGCGCGCCGTTGAACGCCTGATGCGTCAGGCGGGGCTGGCGCCGGAAGCGGCCGCCCGGGGGGCCGACGCTGTGATGGAAAACTTTGCTCAGTGGCGCAGTCGCATTGATGTCCCCCAGGAGACCTTTGATACTCTGGCGCGACTGGCGGAAAAGTGGCCGCTGGTGGCTGTCACCAATGGCAATGCCGATCCTGAACTATTCGGGCTGGGGGGATATTTCCAGTTTGTACTGAGGGCTGGACCAGACGGTCGCGCTAAGCCCTTTGCCGATATGTACCAACTGGCGGCAGACAAACTGGCGCTGGCACCGGAACAGATTCTGCACGTGGGCGATGACCTGACCACCGATGTGGCGGGGGCGATTCGCAGCGGCGTTCAGGCCTGCTGGATCAACCTTAATCAGCGCTCGCTGATGCGGGCCAGCGATGCCCGATTGCTGCCGCACCTGGAAATTTCGCGGTTGGCATCCCTCACCGCGCTGATATAA